One region of Streptococcus parasanguinis genomic DNA includes:
- a CDS encoding response regulator transcription factor: MKIFLLEDELSQQIRVEKHIAEIAKELEIKLEVISTGKISEFENYIQHSDIHQLYFLDIHIQDNEYCGLEIAQKIREANPYAIIVFITTKSEFASITYRYKVSALDFIDKNLNEDLFRLKIKECIEYLTTIQIGNDDLTDYFEYDFKDKKIKIPFKDILYIETVGSAYKLNLVGKNFQKEIAGSLSDVLEKDVEERYFSPHQSFIVNRSMIIGMDKKKKQLLLKEGYSCPISRSNIKRAKKLIEEQNLEFSA; this comes from the coding sequence ATGAAGATTTTTTTATTAGAAGATGAGCTCTCTCAACAGATACGGGTAGAAAAACATATTGCAGAAATTGCTAAGGAATTAGAAATTAAACTTGAAGTGATTTCTACCGGTAAAATTTCGGAATTTGAAAATTATATCCAGCATTCGGATATCCACCAATTATATTTTCTAGATATTCATATCCAAGACAATGAGTATTGTGGGCTGGAAATTGCTCAAAAAATACGAGAAGCAAATCCTTATGCCATTATTGTTTTTATTACTACAAAATCAGAATTTGCTTCGATTACCTATCGTTATAAAGTATCTGCCTTAGATTTTATTGATAAAAATTTGAATGAAGATTTATTTAGATTAAAAATTAAGGAGTGTATTGAGTATCTAACGACTATTCAAATTGGAAATGATGATTTGACAGATTATTTTGAGTATGACTTTAAAGATAAAAAGATAAAAATTCCATTTAAGGATATTCTTTATATTGAAACTGTTGGTTCGGCTTATAAATTAAACTTAGTTGGGAAAAATTTTCAAAAAGAAATTGCGGGAAGTTTATCAGATGTCTTGGAGAAAGATGTGGAGGAGAGATATTTCAGTCCCCATCAATCTTTTATCGTGAATAGAAGTATGATCATTGGAATGGATAAGAAAAAGAAACAGCTACTGTTGAAAGAAGGCTATTCTTGTCCAATCTCAAGAAGCAATATC